DNA sequence from the Pedobacter schmidteae genome:
AAAAAACACGTGAAGCAATTGAACTGTATCGTAAAAAGGCGCGTGATATCGGCGCTGGGGAAATCCTGATTGGTGCCAGAACAGGACCAAGGCCTTTAGATCCGACTTTTCAGAACAAGTATGTAGAATGTGGCTTCGATTTTTTAACAACCTATAATAATGCAGATGACGGAAAAGCTAGTTTGGGTGCGAATGATTATTCAAGACTACTGGAAGGGGATGTCAAATCATGGACAGGTATTTCAGCAAATAGCTCATTACCCTTTGTCCCTGTTGTAGGTGCAGGTTATGATATGCGTCCCTGGGCTATGGACCATCCTGCTCAACCTGCTTCCGATTATTGGTATACGGGCGTTACCCCACAGAAAATTGCGGAACATCTTCGTACGGGTATGCAATGGGTAAAAGCAAATGCTAAAAAGGTACCAGGCAATCTATTGTTTATGTATGCCTGGAACGAAAATGGAGAAGGAGCCTGGCTCACGCCAACAAAATCTGAAGGGAATTCCCGCTTGCAAGCCATAAAACAGATAATACAAGAGGAGTCCACCAAATAATGCAGATATGAGAAAGATAATTATGATGTTGGTTTGGATATTACCTTTCCAGGGGATATCGCAAATAAAAAATATACAGGTAAAGCAAGCGGAATTACATGGACATATTGGTGAACGAATAGATGCATGTATTGAAACGAATGTGATGTCACAAGATATCGATCACCTGATAGAACCTTTTAAGCATAAAACTGAAACAGAACGTTGGCAAAGTGAATTTTGGGGAAAGTGGATGTTGGGGGCATGCCAGTCCTATCAGTACACTAAAAATCCTGCGTTGCTGAAAAAAATCAGTTATGCAGTCAATGAGCTGATTAAAACGCAGCTTCCAACAGGGTATATCGGTAATTATTCTGAACCGGCACAACTTGCACAATGGGATGTATGGGGACGAAAGTACTGTCTTTTAGGTCTTCTGGCATACTATGATATCACACGTGAACAAAAAGTTTTAACCGCTTGTAGAAAGTTAGCCGATCATTTGATGAGACAGGTAGGGCCGGATGCAGCAGATATTGCCAAAATAGGCAATTATAAGGGAATGGCAGCCAGTTCTATTCTTGAACCGGTAATGTATCTGTACAACAGGACTTCCGATTCTCGTTACTTTGACTTTGCAAAGTACATCGTAGCACAGTGGGAGAAGCCTGGTGCCTCAAACTTAATCAGCAAGGCAATTGCTGGAGAGCCTGTGGCAAAACGTTTTTGGCCATTTCCTAAGGCTAGTCAATGGGCTTTAGGCGGTCATAAATCTTATGAAATGATGTCTTGCTATGTAGGGCTTTTAGAACTTTATAAGGTTACTAAAAATCCAACCTATCTTTCGGCTGTAGTAGCTACAGCAAGTGACATCATGACCAATGAAATTAATATTGTTGGTGGGGCAAGTTCTACTGAGTGTTGGTTTGAAGGAGCAAAAAACCAAACTACTCCTTCTTTTTTGTCTATGGAAACCTGTGTCACTTTTACCTGGATGCAATTGTGTGATCGGTTGCTGCAGCTCACAGGAGATGTGAAATATGCCGACCAGATTGAGAAAACGACTTACAATGCCTTACAAGCGGCTGCGAGAGTAGAAAATATGATGATTGCTTCTTATGTGCCACTTGAAGGTTTTAGACGGGATGGAGAACGCCAATGTGGAATGGATATCAATTGCTGTAAAGCTAATGCACCCCGGGCTTTTACCATGCTGCCAGACTTCGCATTCCGTGCTTCAGAAGATAAAATAGCCATTAACCTTTACACCACTTCAAAAGTAAAGTTAATGCTCAACAATAAAAAGGAAGTGAGCCTGGCTGTAGAAACCGGCTACCCAGTTTCAGATCAGGTAAATATAACCGTAAACCCTGAACAGGAAAGTGTTTTCACATTGTCGTTTAGAATACCCGAATGGAGTAAACGGAACCGCTTACTGGTAAATGGGGAAGAACAATCTGATGCCATACCCTCAGGGCGCTACCTGGAGGTAACCCGTAAATGGAAAAAAGGTGATGTGGTTGTTTTATCGTTAGATCTGCGAGGAAAAATACTGAAGTTGAACAACCATGTAGCGATAGTACGTGGGCCTGTTGTTTTAGCACGAGACAGCCGTTTTAAAGACGGTTTTGTGGATGAGACCATTGCCATTGAACATGATAAAGATAATTATGTGCCGCTGGTTTTGGTAGCAGATAAACCTTCTTCAGTATGGATGACGTTCAGTGTAAACGCATTAACCAGCATTTATAATGGTGATAAGGAGTCGTTCAGGAAGATAAAATTGTGCGATTTTGGCTCTGCCGGGAATAAATGGGACGAGCATGAACGATACAGGGTATGGCTTACCGGCACAATTGAAACGGCCGACAGGGATACCTGGTGGTAGTTACACGCTGCAAACGTTATTAACATTTGAATTTAAATCTAAAAATAAAAATATGACAGCTTTTAAGCTTCTAATATGCATGCTTCTAACACCCTTATTTTTCGCAGCTGCTTGTGATAAAGTAAAAAGTGAAGAACCTGGTAGAGAGTTACCTCAGAAAATTAAAAATGTAGTAATTCTGGGCAATAGTATTGTCGCACATCCTGCTAAAGCATCAATAGGATGGAATTTTGATTGGGGAATGGCAGCATCTGCGCGAGACAGCGACTTTGTGCATAGATTAATTTACAGGATTCATAAGATTGATCCAGCCGTCGACATTCGCTATACCAGTATTGCAGCTTTTGAACTCAACTATGAAACCTACGATCTTTCACAACTGTCCGCCTATAGAAATGCTGATCTGATCATTTTAAAAATATCTGAAAATGTCGATTTGCAGACTGCTGGGAAGAGAGGTTTTATTACCTATTATGATAAATTGATCAAATACCTGAATCCACATCAAAAAAGTCAGGTCATTATTTCTGATGGATTTTGGCCAAGTCCGGTTAACGAGCTAATTAAAACATATGCAACGGATCATAAGTATCCTTTTGTGACTTTGCCTGATTTGTACCGGGATGATGTAGCCAATTCGGCAAGGGGGAAATTTGAAAACGAAGGAGTAGGCAACCATCCTTCAGATCAGGGGATGAGAAATATAGCAAACCGGATATGGGATTGTATTGCCCGATATTTTCAGTAAATAGTCGTTAAATTAATTAATTATAAAATTATGAAACTGTCAATAAAAAGAAGAGAACTGCTCACTTTTTTAAGTACAATAATGGTCTTGCTGACATTGCTCTCCTGCAAAAAAAGAGAAGAGGAAACTATCTGTAAAGTAACATTAATTTCAAACGGGGGGACAAATATTGCTCCTGTTATGGTAACCAAAGGACAGGTATTACCTATAAAGAAGCTTTCTCCTAATCCGATTGTCAGCGACGGAGGTACATTTATTAGCTGGTATGAAGATGAAGGATTTGTAAAGGAATTTGATTTCAATACGCCTATCACAAAAGACATCACTTTGTATGCTAAATGGTATTACAAAACTTTTAAAATTTCTTTTGTAATGAATGGCGCTGCAGCTAAAGCAGATGTAGATATTGTTGAAGGCAAATACCTTACGGTAGATAAACCAGTTTATGCAGGTTTTGTTTTTGTCAATTGGTATGAAGATGCTGGAATGACGAGGCCCTTTAACTTTAACGAGCCGATAACTGCTGATAAAACATTATACGCAAGATGGGCGCCGCCTTCACCTACCGGTTGGTTCACAATTGACGCAAATGGTGTGCTGGTTGGTTGTACACCTGCCGCTGGTGTTAATACTGTTGTTGTTCCGGAGGGGGTAAAAGTAATTCCTGCGTGGTTTGTGCTGGCCAACGGCCTCAATGCACCAGGAAAACCAGGGTTTCCTGCAGGTAAAGACATTAAGGAGTTTGTATTGCCCGAGTCGCTGGAGTCTATTGGAGAAGGAGCTTTTAAATATGCTGGAATAACGACAATAACGATACCTGCTAAAGTAAAAGTACTGGAGCCGGTTACTTTTGAAGGTTGCAGTGATTTGAAAAATTTCAGTTTTGCTGCCAATAGTTCATTGGAAAGAATTAAAGGGAATGACAATAATAACCCCGTAATTGAAGCAGCAGCGTTAACTACTATATCGTTTCCCGCCTCTCTGAAATTTGTTGGTAAATATACTTTGTCCGGATCCAATGCTTTAAAAGTTGTTACGTTTGAACGCTCGGTCTCGCCCGTTGTATTTGATACATTTTTACCCGGTGGTGGTGTCTGGTTATTTGGAGGATATTTTCCGGCCAAAATCAGAATGCCTTCAGCGGTCGTTGATCCTTTCGTTGCAGAAATGAGAAAGACAATGGGAGATTACGAATTTGAAAAAATGAAAGGTACTCTGGAAGGGTATTAGCGGACATTTTCGGGGGCATGTTTGAACTCATAGCTAATGCAGCTAAAGTCAACTGCCCCTGTTTGTTAATAGAAAAGTTGCATACGATTTTTATGTACTTTATCTGAGGTTAAAATTAATCTGCTCACAGAATTCTGTAAATCATTATCTGAATCCTGTAAAAATATAAGGCTATAGTTAGACTACCTTTGTATAGTAAATAAAGATAGTCATGAACAACAATGTAGAAACAATTTCGATGCCGGTGCTGGGGATGACCTGTGCGGCGTGTGCCGTAAGTGTTGAATCTATAATAGGAACTCAACAAGGGGTAGACAAAGCAGAAGTGAATTATGCCACCCAATCTGTAAAGGTTATTTATCATCCCGATGAAATACAGCCGGCAGCTTTTCAAAAAGCAGTTCAGTCGATAGGTTACGACCTGATTGTAGCGCAGGAAGGTGCCAAAGAATTGCAGGAAGAGGCTCAAAAGAACAATTATAAGGCGCTAAAAAAACGAATGGTCTGGTCGCTGATTTTAACCATTCCTGTAGTTATCATCGGTATGTTTTTTATGGACATGCCCAATGGAAATTATTACATGATGGTATTGACTACCCCCGTGTTGTTCTTTTTTGGCAGAAACTTTTTTATCAATGCCTGGAGGCAGGCTACCTATGGGAAAGCAAATATGGATACCCTGGTTGCTTTAAGTACAGGTATAGCTTATGTTTTTAGTGTTTTTAATACTTTTAACCCCGAATTCTGGCATTCCAGAGGTTTGCATCCACATGTTTATTTCGAAGCTGCGGCGGTAGTAATTGTTTTCATTATGCTGGGCAAATTGTTGGAAGAAAAAGCGAAATCCAATACCTCATCGGCCATTAAAAAACTAATTGGCTTACAGCCCAAAACGGTTGTGGTGATCACTGAGCATGGCGAAAAGGAAATAGCTGTTGCCGATGTACAGCTTGGCGATCAGCTGCTGGTACGCTCGGGCGAGAAAATTCCTGTAGATGGTGAAGTATATGAGGGTAGTTCCTTTGTGGACGAAAGTATGATTACCGGCGAGCCGGTTGCAGTAGCCAAAACAGAGGGCGATAAAGTTTTTGCCGGAACCATCAATCAGAAAGGTAGCTTTAAGTTTAAGGCCGAGAAAGTTGGGGGCGAAACCATGTTGGCCCAAATCATTAAGCTGGTACAGGATGCACAAGGATCTAAGGCACCGGTTCAAAAACTGGTAGATAAAATAGCAGGCATATTTGTGCCCATAGTGATCTTAATTGCCATTCTCAGTTTAGGGGCCTGGTTGTTGTTTGGTGGCGAACATGCTTTTACCCAGGGGATGCTGGCTATGGTGACCGTATTGGTGATTGCCTGCCCTTGCGCATTGGGACTGGCAACGCCTACAGCTATTATGGTTGGTATAGGCAAGGGAGCCGAAAATGGTATTTTAATTAAAGATGCCGAAGCTTTGGAACTGGGATATAAAGTAAATGCGGTGATTTTGGACAAAACCGGCACCATTACAGCCGGTAAACCGGAGGTAACCCATATAGAATGGGCAGCAACATTGCCTAATGACAAACTGGTATTACAGCAAATATTGGTTGCTTTGGAACAGGCTTCCGAACATCCTTTGGCGGAAGCCATTGTGCGTCACTTGAAAAGTGAGGGAATAAAAGGAGCTGCAGTAAGTGGTTTTGAAAGTTTGACAGGTAAGGGGGTGATGGCTATATTCGAAGGTGAAAAGTACTGGGCAGGCAGCCATAAGATACTTGCCGAACAAAACGTAGAGGTGTCGGAAGGTTTGCAAAGTAGGGTGACAAAGCTTCAGCAGTTGGCGCAAACGGTAATTTATTTTACCAATGCAACCCAGGTATTGGCCATTGTGGCTATTGCCGACCAGGTGAAAGAAGGATCGGTTAAGGCAGTTAAAGCATTAAAAAATGCCGGAATTGAGGTGTATATGCTTACCGGAGATAATCAGCAAACTGCAGCTTCAGTAGCAGGGCAGGTAGGGATTGACCATTTTCAAGCTGAGGTTTTGCCTTCTGATAAATCTGATTTTGTAAAAAAATTGCAGGCGGAAGGAAAGGTGGTAGCCATGATAGGAGATGGGATCAACGATAGTCAGGCTTTGGCACAGGCGGATGTTTCCATTGCGATGGGAAAAGGATCTGATATTGCTATTGATGTGGCAAAGATCACTTTGGTATCGTCCGACCTGCAACAGATACCTAAGGCATTGCGTTTATCAAAACTTACTGTAAAGGCCATCCGTCAGAATTTATTCTGGGCATTTATTTACAACCTTATAGGGATTCCAATTGCCGCCGGTTTATTGTATCCAATCAATGGATTTTTATTGAACCCAATGATTGCCGGGGCAGCAATGGCACTAAGCTCGGTATCGGTTGTAGGCAATAGCCTGCGCTTAAAACTGGCTAAACTTATATAGCAGACTTTTGGTACAATTAATAAATGCAGGATGATGGTTGACTTAAAGGAAATGTAACAACAACCAACAACAAAATAATAAGAAATCAACAAAAACAACAATAGGAAATTAATAAGAATCATAAATCAATAACATCATGGAAACATTAAAATTTAAAACAAATATCAAATGCAGCGGATGTGTTGCTGCCGTAACTCCTTTTCTGAACGACATCCCGGAAATAACGAAATGGGAGGTGGATACCGAAAATCCTGAAAAAATTCTTACAGTTGATGCAAATGCCAAACTGGATGCTGAAACCGTAATCAATACGCTTGAAAAGGCGGGTTATGTAGCAAAAGAAGCTTAAACAGCTACATCGGTTGAAGTAAAAATTTTAATACGATATAAAAAAAGGACGGAATTATATAAAAATATATCCGTTCTTTTTTCAATCTTTGAATTTATGAGAAAAGCACTGCTTACCATATTGGCTATTTTTTACCTGGGTGTATCCAGCGGAGCCTCTGTGCATTTTCATTATTGCATGGGTAAATTGGTAAGCTGGGGCCTGGAAAAGCAAAGCCGTAAGGTATGTGACTTTTGTGGCATGCCCAAAGCAGAATCTAAAAAGAAATCCTGCTGCAAAGATGTAGAGCAACAGGCTAAGGTGGAGAAATCTCAAAAAGCAAGTCAAACCATTTATAAATTTGACCAACTGTCAACCGCCATTATCCTGCCTGAGTTGTTTGTGTACAATCAGCAGCCGATACCTGTAAAAATTACCAGGGAAGCATTGAGCAATGCTCCGCCTGATGGACAGCAAATTCCTGTCTACCTAAAAAACTGTACCTACAGAATATAATACCCTCTTTCTTTTTAAATACTTAAATGCCATATCAATCAAATTGATCAGCATATGGTTGTTATTTTAAGTATTTCGCTGTATTCAAGCAGCATCTCAAAGCGTATTCCGCTTTAAACATTTTTTTATTTTCTTAAAATCAAACATGATGAACGTATTAAAAACTCTTTCGGTAGTCGCGTTGACTTTCCTTGGCAGTGCTGTATTTGCACAGACTAAAACAGACAAAATTAAAGTATTAGGTAATTGCGGTATGTGCAAAAAAAAGATCGAAACTGCACTTAAAGTGCCTGGCGTAAGTTCGGCCGACTGGGATAAAAATACCAAAATACTTACTGTAAGTTACGATTCGACCAAGATCAGTAATGATCAGGTACAGCAAAAAGTTGCAGCAGTAGGTTATGATACCCAGAAAGTTAAGGCCACAAAAGAGGCTTATGGTAAACTGCCTGGATGTTGCCAGTACGATCGGACAGGTAAAGCCGGCGAAACACACTAACAAAAAGAAAGAGGGTTATTATAAAATGTTATTTAAATAATGGTACATAAAATTATTGAATGGTCGATGCAAAACCGGTTTATCGTACTGGTGTTATCGTTGGGGCTATTTGTATGGGGTGTAATCTCCGTACAAAAGAACCCGATCGATGCCATCCCCGATTTGTCGGAGAATCAGGTCATCGTATTTACCGAATGGATGGGCCGCTCGCCCCAACTGATAGAAGATCAGGTGACCTACCCATTGGTTACCAATTTGCAAGGGATTCCAAAAATTAAATATGTAAGGGGCTCTTCCATGTTTGGGATGAGTTTTATCTATGTGATTTTTGAAGATGATGTTGATGTATATTGGGCAAGAGAGCGGGTAATGGAACGTATCAGTACCATTTCAAAGACCCTGCCACAAGGCGTGTCGCCGCAACTTGGACCCGATGGAACAGGGGTGGGACATGTATTATGGTATACCCTTGATGCACCCAATATGGATCTGGGCGAACAGCGTGCCATACAAGACTGGTATGTGAAATTTGCCTTGCAAAACGTACCCGGAGTAAGTGAAATTGCTTCATTTGGTGGTTTTCAGAAACAATACCAGATTACCATCGATCCGAATAAATTGCTGTATTATAAGCTTTCGGTACCTCAGGTTATTGCGGCCGTAAGGAGCAATAACAATGAGTCGGGGGGGCGCAAGTTCGAAATGAGTGACATGGGCTATATCATTAAGACCTCAGGGTACCTCAAATCAATCGAAG
Encoded proteins:
- a CDS encoding glycoside hydrolase family 127 protein — translated: MRKIIMMLVWILPFQGISQIKNIQVKQAELHGHIGERIDACIETNVMSQDIDHLIEPFKHKTETERWQSEFWGKWMLGACQSYQYTKNPALLKKISYAVNELIKTQLPTGYIGNYSEPAQLAQWDVWGRKYCLLGLLAYYDITREQKVLTACRKLADHLMRQVGPDAADIAKIGNYKGMAASSILEPVMYLYNRTSDSRYFDFAKYIVAQWEKPGASNLISKAIAGEPVAKRFWPFPKASQWALGGHKSYEMMSCYVGLLELYKVTKNPTYLSAVVATASDIMTNEINIVGGASSTECWFEGAKNQTTPSFLSMETCVTFTWMQLCDRLLQLTGDVKYADQIEKTTYNALQAAARVENMMIASYVPLEGFRRDGERQCGMDINCCKANAPRAFTMLPDFAFRASEDKIAINLYTTSKVKLMLNNKKEVSLAVETGYPVSDQVNITVNPEQESVFTLSFRIPEWSKRNRLLVNGEEQSDAIPSGRYLEVTRKWKKGDVVVLSLDLRGKILKLNNHVAIVRGPVVLARDSRFKDGFVDETIAIEHDKDNYVPLVLVADKPSSVWMTFSVNALTSIYNGDKESFRKIKLCDFGSAGNKWDEHERYRVWLTGTIETADRDTWW
- a CDS encoding SGNH/GDSL hydrolase family protein — encoded protein: MLLTPLFFAAACDKVKSEEPGRELPQKIKNVVILGNSIVAHPAKASIGWNFDWGMAASARDSDFVHRLIYRIHKIDPAVDIRYTSIAAFELNYETYDLSQLSAYRNADLIILKISENVDLQTAGKRGFITYYDKLIKYLNPHQKSQVIISDGFWPSPVNELIKTYATDHKYPFVTLPDLYRDDVANSARGKFENEGVGNHPSDQGMRNIANRIWDCIARYFQ
- a CDS encoding InlB B-repeat-containing protein, whose protein sequence is MKLSIKRRELLTFLSTIMVLLTLLSCKKREEETICKVTLISNGGTNIAPVMVTKGQVLPIKKLSPNPIVSDGGTFISWYEDEGFVKEFDFNTPITKDITLYAKWYYKTFKISFVMNGAAAKADVDIVEGKYLTVDKPVYAGFVFVNWYEDAGMTRPFNFNEPITADKTLYARWAPPSPTGWFTIDANGVLVGCTPAAGVNTVVVPEGVKVIPAWFVLANGLNAPGKPGFPAGKDIKEFVLPESLESIGEGAFKYAGITTITIPAKVKVLEPVTFEGCSDLKNFSFAANSSLERIKGNDNNNPVIEAAALTTISFPASLKFVGKYTLSGSNALKVVTFERSVSPVVFDTFLPGGGVWLFGGYFPAKIRMPSAVVDPFVAEMRKTMGDYEFEKMKGTLEGY
- a CDS encoding cation-translocating P-type ATPase; protein product: MNNNVETISMPVLGMTCAACAVSVESIIGTQQGVDKAEVNYATQSVKVIYHPDEIQPAAFQKAVQSIGYDLIVAQEGAKELQEEAQKNNYKALKKRMVWSLILTIPVVIIGMFFMDMPNGNYYMMVLTTPVLFFFGRNFFINAWRQATYGKANMDTLVALSTGIAYVFSVFNTFNPEFWHSRGLHPHVYFEAAAVVIVFIMLGKLLEEKAKSNTSSAIKKLIGLQPKTVVVITEHGEKEIAVADVQLGDQLLVRSGEKIPVDGEVYEGSSFVDESMITGEPVAVAKTEGDKVFAGTINQKGSFKFKAEKVGGETMLAQIIKLVQDAQGSKAPVQKLVDKIAGIFVPIVILIAILSLGAWLLFGGEHAFTQGMLAMVTVLVIACPCALGLATPTAIMVGIGKGAENGILIKDAEALELGYKVNAVILDKTGTITAGKPEVTHIEWAATLPNDKLVLQQILVALEQASEHPLAEAIVRHLKSEGIKGAAVSGFESLTGKGVMAIFEGEKYWAGSHKILAEQNVEVSEGLQSRVTKLQQLAQTVIYFTNATQVLAIVAIADQVKEGSVKAVKALKNAGIEVYMLTGDNQQTAASVAGQVGIDHFQAEVLPSDKSDFVKKLQAEGKVVAMIGDGINDSQALAQADVSIAMGKGSDIAIDVAKITLVSSDLQQIPKALRLSKLTVKAIRQNLFWAFIYNLIGIPIAAGLLYPINGFLLNPMIAGAAMALSSVSVVGNSLRLKLAKLI
- a CDS encoding heavy-metal-associated domain-containing protein is translated as METLKFKTNIKCSGCVAAVTPFLNDIPEITKWEVDTENPEKILTVDANAKLDAETVINTLEKAGYVAKEA
- a CDS encoding heavy-metal-associated domain-containing protein, whose translation is MMNVLKTLSVVALTFLGSAVFAQTKTDKIKVLGNCGMCKKKIETALKVPGVSSADWDKNTKILTVSYDSTKISNDQVQQKVAAVGYDTQKVKATKEAYGKLPGCCQYDRTGKAGETH
- a CDS encoding efflux RND transporter permease subunit, with the translated sequence MVHKIIEWSMQNRFIVLVLSLGLFVWGVISVQKNPIDAIPDLSENQVIVFTEWMGRSPQLIEDQVTYPLVTNLQGIPKIKYVRGSSMFGMSFIYVIFEDDVDVYWARERVMERISTISKTLPQGVSPQLGPDGTGVGHVLWYTLDAPNMDLGEQRAIQDWYVKFALQNVPGVSEIASFGGFQKQYQITIDPNKLLYYKLSVPQVIAAVRSNNNESGGRKFEMSDMGYIIKTSGYLKSIEEISNIPVKNQNGTPIKISDLATVQMTGETRLGIFDQDGEGERAGGIVVMRYGENAADVIDKVKAKMTEVAKGLPKGVKFDIVYDRGELIKESVDSIKNTLIEEMIVVSLIVFIFLFHWRSALSIIIQIPITIAASFILLNAFGISSNIMSLTGIALAIGVIVDNGIIMSENAYKHLAERYELWEKDQNKTTTS